In Bicyclus anynana chromosome 13, ilBicAnyn1.1, whole genome shotgun sequence, a genomic segment contains:
- the LOC112046253 gene encoding juvenile hormone epoxide hydrolase isoform X2: MIDDLKSRLKNRRPFTRPLEGKQSEYGINTIYLEEKILKYWTDQYNFTDRAEHLNMYPHFKTKIQGLDIHYIRMKPEANNSNKRVLPLLLVHGWPSSSKEFYKVIPMLTTPRSGYDFVFEVIAVDLPGFGFSEGTNKPGLSALQMGIILRNLMKRLGFSKYYIQAGDWGSQAATHLSTVFQDEVLGFHSNIPVSLRPISVIKYIIGSLFPSLIVEDKYRNRMYPITDYVTFLLKETGYFHLQTTKPDTIGAALADTPAGLAAYILEKIGVGSNWDQLHTPHGGLDEINIDDLLDTVTIMWANERITTSMRIYAESVIDWLDDFIVDNIPTFVPMAAINFRYEIIYQPDWILRDKFPNLVHSTIHDFGGHFAAIQTPKELVDDIFESVVAFIKFHERNRSTLSR, translated from the exons ATGATAGACGACTTGAAAAGCAGATTAAAGAATCGACGCCCATTCACTAGACCACTGGAGGGCAAGCAATCCGAATATGGCATTAACACAATATacttagaagaaaaaatattgaaatattggaCGGATCAGTACAACTTCACAGACAGAGCTGAGCATCTTAACATGTATCCgcatttcaaaacaaaaattcaagGACTGGACATTCATTACATAAGAATGAAGCCTGAAGCAAACAATAGTAACAAGCGAGTACTCCCTTTGCTACTCGTGCATGGATGGCCAAGTTCCTCCAAGGAATTTTATAAGGTTATACCTATGCTCACAACTCCGAGGAGTGGATATGATTTCGTTTTTGAAGTAATCGCTGTAGATTTACCAGGCTTTGGATTTTCCGAG GGCACAAACAAACCAGGCCTAAGTGCTTTACAGATGGGTATAATATTGAGAAACCTGATGAAACGGCTCGGTTTCAGTAAATACTATATCCAGGCGGGCGACTGGGGCTCGCAGGCTGCTACCCATCTATCTACCGTCTTCCAAGATGAAGTACTAGG atTCCACTCAAATATCCCAGTGTCCTTAAGGCCAATAAGTGTCATCAAATATATCATTGGATCACTGTTCCCCAGTTTAATTGTAGAAGACAAATACAGAAACAGAATGTATCCCATAACAGATTATGTAACATTTTTATTGAAGGAGACTGGTTATTTTCACTTGCAAACTACGAAACCGGatacaatag GTGCTGCATTGGCAGACACTCCAGCCGGTCTAGCTGCATATATACTGGAGAAAATTGGAGTTGGTAGCAATTGGGACCAGCTGCATACACCTCACGGAGGTTTGGATGAGATCAATATAGATGATTTGTTGGACACCGTCACTATAATGTGGGCAAACGAACGGATTACAACGTCTATGAGGATATACGCGGAATCGGTGATCGATTGGCTAGATGATTTCATTGTTGACAA CATCCCAACGTTTGTGCCGATGGCTGCTATAAATTTTCGATACGAAATAATATATCAACCTGATTGGATTCTACGTGACAAATTTCCCAACCTTGTACACTCTACGATTCACGACTTCGGAGGACATTTTGCCGCAATTCAAACACCCAAGGAGTTGGTCGATGATATTTTTGAATCTGTTGTCGCATTCATTAAGTTCCACGAAAGGAATCGTAGTACACTATCaagataa
- the LOC112046253 gene encoding juvenile hormone epoxide hydrolase isoform X1 — protein sequence MFKKFALSIAMVTVCIGIKYSYYVLQRVPQLPELDFDRWWGEGNNPNPNQEDKSIRPFKIVFNNTMIDDLKSRLKNRRPFTRPLEGKQSEYGINTIYLEEKILKYWTDQYNFTDRAEHLNMYPHFKTKIQGLDIHYIRMKPEANNSNKRVLPLLLVHGWPSSSKEFYKVIPMLTTPRSGYDFVFEVIAVDLPGFGFSEGTNKPGLSALQMGIILRNLMKRLGFSKYYIQAGDWGSQAATHLSTVFQDEVLGFHSNIPVSLRPISVIKYIIGSLFPSLIVEDKYRNRMYPITDYVTFLLKETGYFHLQTTKPDTIGAALADTPAGLAAYILEKIGVGSNWDQLHTPHGGLDEINIDDLLDTVTIMWANERITTSMRIYAESVIDWLDDFIVDNIPTFVPMAAINFRYEIIYQPDWILRDKFPNLVHSTIHDFGGHFAAIQTPKELVDDIFESVVAFIKFHERNRSTLSR from the exons ATGTTCAAAAAATTTGCGCTTTCAATTGCAATGGTAACTGTATGCATTGGAATTAAATACTCATATTACGTACTCCAGAGAGTTCCCCAACTACCGGAACTCGATTTTGACAGATGGTGGGGTGAAGGCAACAACCCAAATCCAAATCAAGAAGACAAGTCTATTAGACCattcaaaattgttttcaaTAATACG ATGATAGACGACTTGAAAAGCAGATTAAAGAATCGACGCCCATTCACTAGACCACTGGAGGGCAAGCAATCCGAATATGGCATTAACACAATATacttagaagaaaaaatattgaaatattggaCGGATCAGTACAACTTCACAGACAGAGCTGAGCATCTTAACATGTATCCgcatttcaaaacaaaaattcaagGACTGGACATTCATTACATAAGAATGAAGCCTGAAGCAAACAATAGTAACAAGCGAGTACTCCCTTTGCTACTCGTGCATGGATGGCCAAGTTCCTCCAAGGAATTTTATAAGGTTATACCTATGCTCACAACTCCGAGGAGTGGATATGATTTCGTTTTTGAAGTAATCGCTGTAGATTTACCAGGCTTTGGATTTTCCGAG GGCACAAACAAACCAGGCCTAAGTGCTTTACAGATGGGTATAATATTGAGAAACCTGATGAAACGGCTCGGTTTCAGTAAATACTATATCCAGGCGGGCGACTGGGGCTCGCAGGCTGCTACCCATCTATCTACCGTCTTCCAAGATGAAGTACTAGG atTCCACTCAAATATCCCAGTGTCCTTAAGGCCAATAAGTGTCATCAAATATATCATTGGATCACTGTTCCCCAGTTTAATTGTAGAAGACAAATACAGAAACAGAATGTATCCCATAACAGATTATGTAACATTTTTATTGAAGGAGACTGGTTATTTTCACTTGCAAACTACGAAACCGGatacaatag GTGCTGCATTGGCAGACACTCCAGCCGGTCTAGCTGCATATATACTGGAGAAAATTGGAGTTGGTAGCAATTGGGACCAGCTGCATACACCTCACGGAGGTTTGGATGAGATCAATATAGATGATTTGTTGGACACCGTCACTATAATGTGGGCAAACGAACGGATTACAACGTCTATGAGGATATACGCGGAATCGGTGATCGATTGGCTAGATGATTTCATTGTTGACAA CATCCCAACGTTTGTGCCGATGGCTGCTATAAATTTTCGATACGAAATAATATATCAACCTGATTGGATTCTACGTGACAAATTTCCCAACCTTGTACACTCTACGATTCACGACTTCGGAGGACATTTTGCCGCAATTCAAACACCCAAGGAGTTGGTCGATGATATTTTTGAATCTGTTGTCGCATTCATTAAGTTCCACGAAAGGAATCGTAGTACACTATCaagataa
- the LOC112046285 gene encoding juvenile hormone epoxide hydrolase gives MFKNLALSIALVAVCIGIGAKYYQLQRVPDLPELDLERWWGDGEKPKQEDESIRPFNIVFNETMIEDLKSRLKRRRSYTRPMEGKQSEYGMNTIYLEKILTYWTDKYNFTERARRLNRYPHFKTRIQGLDIHYIRLKPEAKNFKVLPLLLLHGWPSSSKEFDMAIPMLTTPRSGYDFIFEVIAVDLPGFGYSEGTNKPGLSPLQMGIILRNLMKRLGFSKYYIQAGDWGSQAATHLSTVFQDEVLGFHTNMPVSSRPISNLKYVIGSLFPSFIVEDKYRHRMYPLKDLFSYLMRESGYFHLQATKPDTIGAALADTPAGLAAYTLEKIGICSNRDQLHTPHGGLEEINIDDLLDTVTIMWANERITSSMRVYAEAFAWPDVFVVHDIPTYVPTAAINFRYEVVYQPDWILRDKFPNLVHSTTLDFGGHFAAMHTPKALVDDVFESVVEFIKFNEQKTN, from the exons ATGTTCAAAAACCTCGCTTTGTCTATTGCCCTAGTAGCTGTTTGCATCGGTATCGGAGCCAAGTATTACCAACTTCAGAGAGTTCCCGATCTACCGGAACTTGATTTAGAAAGATGGTGGGGAGACGGCGAAAAACCAAAACAAGAAGACGAGTCGATTAGACCATTTAACATTGTCTTCAATGAAACG ATGATAGAGGACTTGAAAAGCAGATTAAAAAGACGACGCTCATACACCAGACCAATGGAGGGCAAGCAATCCGAATATGGCATGAACACAATATACTTGGAAAAGATTTTAACGTATTGGACGGATAAGTACAACTTCACAGAGAGAGCCAGACGTCTGAATAGGTACCCTCACTTCAAAACAAGAATTCAAGGGCTGGACATTCATTACATAAGACTGAAGCCTGAAGCGAAAAATTTTAAAGTACTCCCTCTGCTGCTCTTGCATGGATGGCCAAGTTCTTCCAAGGAGTTTGATATGGCGATACCAATGCTCACGACTCCGAGGAGTggatatgattttatttttgaagttatCGCTGTCGATCTACCGGGCTTTGGATATTCGGAG GGCACAAACAAGCCAGGACTAAGTCCTTTACAGATGGGTATAATATTGAGAAACCTGATGAAACGACTCGGCTTCAGTAAATACTACATCCAGGCAGGCGACTGGGGCTCGCAGGCCGCTACTCATCTATCTACCGTCTTCCAAGATGAAGTATTAGG GTTCCACACTAATATGCCGGTATCGTCAAGACCCATAAGTAACCTCAAGTATGTCATCGGTTCACTATTTCCGAGTTTTATTGTCGAAGACAAATACAGACACAGGATGTATCCGTTAAAGGATTTATTCTCTTATTTGATGAGGGAAAGTGGCTATTTTCACTTGCAAGCTACCAAACCAGATACAATAG GTGCTGCGTTAGCAGATACACCAGCTGGACTAGCAGCCTACACTCTGGAGAAGATAGGCATTTGCAGCAACAGGGACCAGCTACATACACCCCACGGAGGCTTAGAGGAGATCAACATAGATGACTTGTTGGACACCGTCACTATAATGTGGGCAAACGAACGGATTACCAGCTCGATGAGGGTATACGCGGAAGCTTTCGCATGGCCTGACGTATTTGTTGTTCATGA CATACCAACATACGTGCCAACCGCAGCTATAAATTTTCGTTATGAAGTAGTGTACCAGCCCGATTGGATTCTGCGAGACAAGTTCCCAAATCTAGTACACTCCACGACCTTGGATTTCGGCGGACATTTTGCCGCGATGCACACGCCCAAGGCGTTAGTCGATGACGTCTTTGAATCTGTTGTCGAATTCATTAAATTCAACGAACAAAAAaccaattaa